Proteins encoded by one window of Dietzia sp. B32:
- the glpR gene encoding gephyrin-like molybdotransferase receptor GlpR, with protein sequence MSSSLLIILLVVVWLFVLAPMLIRSRNPIRRTGDALAETRTLYSGGSGRLVPSRGRAATDPVQTEAEESLFGLPSGAGATDAELLDTETWEHLLEQTLRREAAGRRGEAVRRAMEQRRAAATGEPSAEEITSEIPAVVVVDDRDSVRAVASMDERTASAVAAEVGDIRATVAGADARASETDDETRRPVVVDGELVERRAGERESERTDHAEDAAGIDEEAVLTHRGRRRPAEPEVELTDADLDFAERRRGRGAYDPMADREAAEQRAHARQRTALILVALSVVTVIAALLTVPAVWWSAGGSVLLLAAYMTYLRRQVKLEESLRRRRVERMRRARLGVESREDDELSVVPPRLRRPGAVVLEIDDEDPAFDMLDTFDDRLDSDPGHHDRRRHHREPLRRAVG encoded by the coding sequence ATGTCGAGCTCGCTGCTGATAATCCTGCTGGTGGTGGTCTGGCTTTTCGTCCTCGCGCCGATGCTCATCCGGTCGCGCAATCCCATACGCCGCACCGGTGACGCACTGGCCGAGACCCGCACGCTCTACTCGGGCGGCTCCGGCCGTCTGGTGCCCAGTCGGGGCCGTGCCGCCACCGATCCGGTCCAGACCGAGGCCGAGGAGTCGCTCTTCGGTCTGCCGTCCGGGGCGGGCGCGACGGACGCCGAACTCCTCGACACCGAGACGTGGGAGCACCTGCTCGAGCAGACCCTGCGCCGCGAGGCCGCGGGCCGGCGTGGCGAGGCCGTCCGCCGGGCGATGGAGCAGCGGCGCGCAGCCGCGACCGGCGAGCCGTCCGCCGAGGAGATCACGTCCGAGATCCCGGCGGTCGTCGTGGTCGACGACAGGGACTCCGTCCGTGCCGTGGCGTCGATGGACGAGCGGACCGCCTCGGCGGTGGCCGCCGAGGTCGGCGACATCCGCGCCACCGTGGCCGGAGCCGACGCACGCGCCTCGGAGACCGACGACGAGACGCGGCGACCGGTGGTCGTCGACGGCGAACTCGTCGAACGCCGGGCGGGGGAGCGGGAGTCCGAACGGACCGATCACGCCGAGGACGCCGCGGGCATCGACGAGGAGGCCGTGCTCACCCACCGTGGGCGTCGGCGTCCGGCCGAGCCCGAGGTCGAACTCACCGACGCCGATCTGGACTTCGCCGAGCGGCGTCGTGGGCGCGGGGCCTACGACCCGATGGCGGACCGCGAGGCCGCGGAGCAGCGGGCACACGCGCGTCAGCGCACGGCACTCATCCTCGTGGCGCTGTCCGTCGTCACGGTGATCGCCGCGCTGCTCACCGTGCCCGCCGTGTGGTGGTCCGCCGGAGGCTCCGTACTGCTGCTGGCCGCCTACATGACGTACCTGCGTCGCCAGGTCAAGCTCGAGGAGAGCCTGCGCCGCCGCCGCGTCGAGCGGATGCGTCGTGCCCGGCTGGGCGTGGAGTCCCGCGAGGACGACGAGCTGTCCGTCGTGCCGCCCCGCCTGCGCCGCCCCGGCGCGGTCGTGCTGGAGATCGATGACGAGGACCCGGCGTTCGACATGCTCGACACCTTCGACGATCGCCTCGACTCCGACCCCGGTCACCACGATCGCCGGCGTCATCATCGCGAGCCGTTGCGGCGCGCAGTGGGGTGA
- a CDS encoding GNAT family N-acetyltransferase — translation MWNALAADTVAHPGWPIEAGPVRVRAGVVSLRPVRRRDARDWAALRLFERDHLEPWEPTVEGRWHENNSARAWPPIHAQLKRYARAGATLPAAIELDGRFCGQLTVGGMVRGALHSGWIGYWVGRPFVGGGVATAALALGVDHALGPGALHRVDATVRPENTASRVVLGRCGFREEGLLRRYLHVDGAWRDHLLLARTREEHGRGAVAALVAAGLAQRA, via the coding sequence CTGTGGAACGCCCTCGCGGCCGACACGGTCGCGCATCCCGGGTGGCCCATCGAGGCGGGACCGGTGCGCGTGCGCGCCGGTGTGGTGAGCCTGCGGCCCGTCCGGCGCCGCGACGCCCGGGACTGGGCGGCGTTGCGACTGTTCGAGCGCGACCACCTCGAGCCGTGGGAACCGACCGTCGAGGGCCGGTGGCACGAGAACAACTCCGCGCGGGCCTGGCCGCCCATCCACGCGCAGCTCAAGCGATACGCCCGCGCCGGGGCGACCCTGCCCGCGGCCATCGAACTGGACGGGCGCTTCTGCGGGCAGCTCACCGTGGGAGGGATGGTCCGCGGCGCGCTGCACTCGGGGTGGATCGGCTACTGGGTGGGGCGGCCGTTCGTCGGCGGCGGGGTGGCCACCGCGGCGCTGGCGCTGGGCGTCGACCACGCACTGGGGCCGGGAGCCCTACACCGGGTCGACGCCACCGTCCGGCCGGAGAACACCGCCAGCCGCGTCGTGCTCGGCCGGTGCGGTTTCCGCGAGGAGGGACTGCTGCGGCGCTACCTCCACGTCGACGGCGCGTGGCGCGATCATCTCCTCCTGGCACGTACCCGGGAGGAGCACGGGCGGGGCGCCGTCGCGGCCCTCGTGGCAGCGGGTCTGGCGCAACGCGCGTGA